The Lysobacter helvus nucleotide sequence GCCAGTCGAGCCTTCTGGCTGTGACGTACGCGTACTCATTCGATCCACAAAATTCCCTATGGGGGGTTCTACTCAATGGCTTCCATGTCCAATGGCTTGAAGCGAAGCGCGCTGACCGTTGCCCTCGGTCTGTGCTTCGTTGGCGGCGTCTCGGCCCAGACCAACACCGCGGGTTCGGTGTCCGGTTCGGCGGCTGCGGGCGACACCATCACCGTCACCAATCCGTCCACCGGCTTCTCGCGCACGATCACGGTCGGCGCCGACGGCCAGTACCGCTTCTCCTCGCTGCCGATCGGTCAGTACACCGTGACCCGTAACGGCGGCAGCCCGCGCACCGCCAACGTCAGCGTCGGCACGTCCGCGAACGTCGACTTCGTCTCGTCCGCTGCCACCGGCACGCAGGACCTCGGCACCGTCGAAGTCATCGGCTCCGGCGCGGTCAACCCGATCGACGTCTCGTCGGTCGAGTCCACCACCATCCTGACCTCCGAGCAGATCGCGAAGATCCCGGTCGCCCGCGACACCACCAGCGTCGCGCTGCTGGCCCCGGGTACCGTCCGCGGCGACGCGGCGTTCGGCAACCTGGCTTCGTTCGGCGGTTCGTCCGTCGCCGAAAACCAGTACTACGTCAACGGCTTCAACATCACCAACTCGTTCCGCAGCCTGAACTTCTCGAACGTTCCGTTCGAAGCGATCCAGGAACAGCAGATCAAGACCGGTGGTTACGGCGCCGAATTCGGCCGTTCGCTCGGTGGCGTGGTCAACCAGATCACCAAGCGCGGTACGAACGACTTCCACGCCGGCGGCAGCATCTTCTACACGCCCGAATCGCTGACCGAAGACGTCAAGAACACCTATTACTCCAACCCGCTCGCGTGCGGTTCCAACGGCCTTGGCTGCTCGATCGGTCGCCTGCGCCAGGACAACACGCGTGACTCGGCGTGGAACGCCGTCGCCTCCGTGTGGGCCAGCGGTGCGCTGATCAAGGACAAGCTGTTCGCCTACGGCCTCGTGTCCTTCCGCCGCCAGGAAGCCGACACCTGGGGCAGCGTGGTCGCCAACACCAACACCAGCGCCACGACGGACACCCCGGCCTGGTTGTTGAAGATGGACTGGAACATCACGGATGCGCACATCCTTGAGTTCACCGCGTTCTCCGACAAGCAGGAAACCGACACCGACGTGTACCGCAACACGGTGTACACGAACGTGGCCGACCAGCGCATCGGCAACCTCGATCGCCTGAACCTGATCGGCACGAACTTCACCGAGCAGGGCGGCGACAACTACGTCCTGAAGTACACCGGCTACCTGACCGACAACTTCACCCTGTCGGCCCTCGCCGGCCACGGTGTGTTCTCGCGCGCGCAGCACCTGCGTACGGCGGCCGGCCAGGAAGTGTCCTACGGCGGCAACCTCGCCGTTCCGGCCTCGGGCTGCCCGGTCATCGTCGACGCGCGTCCGGCCCTGCGCCAGTCGCAGACCGGCACGATCACCAGCTCGTGCAACATCACCGGCGCCGCGATCTCGCGTTCGGACTCCGAAGACACCCGCGACCAGTACCGCATCGACGCCGAATGGCAGCTGGGCGACCACCTGCTCCGCTTCGGTTACGACGTGGACAACTTCGAGTCCGTGGCCGGTACGTCGACCGAAGGTGGTCGTACGTGGCGCTACTCGACGCTCGCTTCGGGCCAGGACATCGTCCGTGAGCAGATCGTCAACCAGGGCTCGACCAACGCCGTCGACCAGACCGCGTTCTACATCCAGGACTCCTGGAACGTCACCGACAACTTCATCGCCTACCTCGGCGCCCGCTGGGATACGTTCGAGAACAAGAACGGCTTCGGCGAGACCTACGTCAAGATCGACAACCAGTTCGGTCCGCGCCTGGGCTTCTCGTGGGACGTCAACGGCGACTCGACGTTCAAGGTGTTCGGTAACGCCGGTCGCTACGCGCTGCCGCTGACCTCCGACGTCGCCACCCGCGGCGCCTCGGCTTCGGTCTTCACCCGCCAGAACTTCAACTTCACGAGCATCGATCCGGTCACGGGCGCCCCGCAGGGCCTGACGGCGCGCGGCCCGCTGACGTTCATCAACGGCGAGTTCGGCTCGGCGAAGACGGCGCAGACGATCGCGTCGCAGAACCTCGACCCGATGTACCAGGACGAGTACATCCTGGGCATGCAGATGGCGCTCAACGAGCACTTCTCGCTCGGCGTTCGCGGCATCTTCCGTGACCTGAAGGCGGCCATCGACGACAACTGCGACTACTCGCCGATCTACAACGCGGCCGTGGCGCAGGGCCTGTCCCCGGTCATCCCGAACCCGGGCTTCCCGTACTGCCGCATCTTCAACCCGGGCTCCGACGCGGTTTACATCACCGACGTTGAAGGCGACGGCATCCTGCGTTCGTTCACGATCCCCGGCGACCAGCTGTCGCCGAAGGCCAAGCGTACGTACTCGGCGATGGAGTTCTTCTTCGACGGCAACTGGGACAAGTTCTTCCTCCAGGGTTCGTACACCTACGCCAAGTCGAAGGGCAACACCGAAGGCGGCGTGAAGTCCGACATCGGCCAGCAGAACACCAACACCACGCAGGACTTCGACTACAAGGAACTGACGGTCGACACGTACGGCTACCTGCCGAACGATCGCCGCCACACCTTGAAGCTGTTCGGCAACTACGAGATCACCGACCAGTGGTCCGTGGGCGCGAACCTGCTGGTGCAGTCGGGCCGTCCGCTCAACTGCTTCGGTACGCTCGACCTGAACCCGCTGCCGCCGGTCCTCGTTCCGGCCACGCCGGCGACCCCGTCGGCCGACGGCCAGAACGTGCAGACGCCGAACTTCACGCCGCACCCGTACGGCTCGTCGTTCATGCGTTGCGGCACGACGTTCCGCGGTGGCACGGTCGACAACACCGTCGTCCGTCGCCCGCGTGGTACGGCTGGTCGCCTGCCGTGGACCACCAACCTCGACCTCAACGTTGCATGGCGTCCGGCGTTCGCCGAAGGCCTGCAGTTCAAGGTCGACGTGTTCAACGTGATGAACTCGCAGAAGGTCACCTCGGTCATCGAGACCGCGGAAGACCCGACCACGGGCCTGCCGGCCGACAACTACCTGTTGCCGGCTTCGTTCCAGGCGCCGCGTTCGCTGCGCTTCATGGTCCAGTACGACTTCTAAGCAACACCGAAGTCGCGTGACAGATCGACGGCCGCCCCTCGGGGCGGCCGTCTTTTTTTGCGCGCTTGGAACCCGCTGCGCTCGGCTATGCTGGCGCCCCCTTTCGCGGCACGGGCTGGCGGATGCAGCAGGAACTGGAGCGCCGATGGCAGCGCGCGCAGGCCGACGAGGCCCGCGGCGACCTGGCCGCCGCGCGCGCGGAATACACCGGGATCCTCGCGATCGCGCCGCGCCAGCCGATGGTGCGCCTGCGCCTGTCCGACATCGCCGAACGCGAAGGCCGCTATCGCGATGCACGCGACGAGGCCATCGCCGCCGCCCAACTGGTCCGCGACACGCGTCGCTTCGAACTGCTGCCGTTCGCCACGCTGCGCCTGCTCGGGTTCGACGAACGCGACCTGGTGCGTGACCTCATCCTCGGCGCCGACTGGTCGCAGCCTGCCGTGCTCGCGCAATCGGCCGTGCTCTCGCAACACCTGTGGCTGGTGGAAGACGCCGATTCGGCGCTCCGCCTGCTCGCCGCGGCGATGCCGCGCACGCAGCCGCATCCGTTGCTGCATTACTCGCGCGCCAATGCGTTGCGCCATGCCGGCCGTCTCGATGAAGCCACGGCGGAGTTCGAGCGCACGCTCGCCTTGTCGCCCGACGATCCCTACGCGCACTGGTCGCTGGCCTACCACGCGAAGGCCGTGCCGCCCGGCAGCCGCGTCGCGCGCGTGCGCAAGGCGCTCGGGCACGCACGCGAGCCCTTCGCGCAGGCCAACCTCCAGTACGCCCTGTTCAAGGAACTCGACGACGCCGGCGACACCGACGCGGCGTGGGAGGCATTGACCGCCGGCGCGCGCGCGATGCGTGGCCTGCTGCAGTACGACGATGCTCGGGATGCCGCCGGCATCGCCGCGCTGCAGACCCTCGAGGCGGTGCCTGCGCCGGCATCGGAAGCCGCCACGCGCACGCCGATCTTCATCGTCGGCATGCCGCGCACCGGCACCACGGTGCTCGAACGCATCCTCGGCAACCACAGCCACGTGGCGAGCGCGGGCGAACTCAATGCGTTCCAGCATGCGTTGTCCGTCGCCGCGGACCGCTTCGTCGCCACGCCGCAAACGCGCGAAGACGTTGAGGCGTTGCGCACGATCGACTTCGACGTCGCCGGCGCCGAGTACCTGCGTCGCACGCAACGCCTCTACGGCGAACGCACGCACCTGGTCGACAAGAACCCGCTGAACGTCTTCAACGCCGCTTGGATCGCACGGGCGTT carries:
- a CDS encoding TonB-dependent receptor, encoding MSNGLKRSALTVALGLCFVGGVSAQTNTAGSVSGSAAAGDTITVTNPSTGFSRTITVGADGQYRFSSLPIGQYTVTRNGGSPRTANVSVGTSANVDFVSSAATGTQDLGTVEVIGSGAVNPIDVSSVESTTILTSEQIAKIPVARDTTSVALLAPGTVRGDAAFGNLASFGGSSVAENQYYVNGFNITNSFRSLNFSNVPFEAIQEQQIKTGGYGAEFGRSLGGVVNQITKRGTNDFHAGGSIFYTPESLTEDVKNTYYSNPLACGSNGLGCSIGRLRQDNTRDSAWNAVASVWASGALIKDKLFAYGLVSFRRQEADTWGSVVANTNTSATTDTPAWLLKMDWNITDAHILEFTAFSDKQETDTDVYRNTVYTNVADQRIGNLDRLNLIGTNFTEQGGDNYVLKYTGYLTDNFTLSALAGHGVFSRAQHLRTAAGQEVSYGGNLAVPASGCPVIVDARPALRQSQTGTITSSCNITGAAISRSDSEDTRDQYRIDAEWQLGDHLLRFGYDVDNFESVAGTSTEGGRTWRYSTLASGQDIVREQIVNQGSTNAVDQTAFYIQDSWNVTDNFIAYLGARWDTFENKNGFGETYVKIDNQFGPRLGFSWDVNGDSTFKVFGNAGRYALPLTSDVATRGASASVFTRQNFNFTSIDPVTGAPQGLTARGPLTFINGEFGSAKTAQTIASQNLDPMYQDEYILGMQMALNEHFSLGVRGIFRDLKAAIDDNCDYSPIYNAAVAQGLSPVIPNPGFPYCRIFNPGSDAVYITDVEGDGILRSFTIPGDQLSPKAKRTYSAMEFFFDGNWDKFFLQGSYTYAKSKGNTEGGVKSDIGQQNTNTTQDFDYKELTVDTYGYLPNDRRHTLKLFGNYEITDQWSVGANLLVQSGRPLNCFGTLDLNPLPPVLVPATPATPSADGQNVQTPNFTPHPYGSSFMRCGTTFRGGTVDNTVVRRPRGTAGRLPWTTNLDLNVAWRPAFAEGLQFKVDVFNVMNSQKVTSVIETAEDPTTGLPADNYLLPASFQAPRSLRFMVQYDF
- a CDS encoding tetratricopeptide repeat-containing sulfotransferase family protein, encoding MQQELERRWQRAQADEARGDLAAARAEYTGILAIAPRQPMVRLRLSDIAEREGRYRDARDEAIAAAQLVRDTRRFELLPFATLRLLGFDERDLVRDLILGADWSQPAVLAQSAVLSQHLWLVEDADSALRLLAAAMPRTQPHPLLHYSRANALRHAGRLDEATAEFERTLALSPDDPYAHWSLAYHAKAVPPGSRVARVRKALGHAREPFAQANLQYALFKELDDAGDTDAAWEALTAGARAMRGLLQYDDARDAAGIAALQTLEAVPAPASEAATRTPIFIVGMPRTGTTVLERILGNHSHVASAGELNAFQHALSVAADRFVATPQTREDVEALRTIDFDVAGAEYLRRTQRLYGERTHLVDKNPLNVFNAAWIARALPQARIVCLVRDPMDACFSNLKELFSGDTYGYSYDLRELAAHALRFRALVAHWERTLPGRFLAVPYEALVAEPDATSAAVLRFCGLDAEDGVADITRNTTTSSTASSSQVREPIHARGIGAWRRYERQLAPLADALGEGRA